The genomic stretch TgttttaagtgttaaaactttgCAAATTTCAAACCTTGGCATTTGAatcttcaaaagcttgaaaacaaatctgaaatttttgagtcacaaatccacttgaataaacctctagatttgtgcaaacaccttttacataAATGGTAAGTTGGACTTGTCAAACTTTTAAAGTTAGAAAAGTTTTTTGCAATTTTTGTAaaaggtcacatgttgagtgtattagcttaagttttctgatttcttcaataacttaagccccaagcctactatagtctaacacttaccatcactcaaagctactaattttatattggatttaatttccaTAAGTTGTACTTACTTGAgatcaaatccactataaatggagtgtcttagtctcatttatttcttaaaactttccaaagcatttattgtaaaacattgcaaatcatttgtgcatttaaagctttgtttttCAAGTGTTTACAAAacgtttttcagattttaaagtcttcatttgttttcgaaaaagctgtaaacctccaagtattagttcgctgtactgtgacataatgagtttgttccattattctcgtgttagatcttaattgtgatttccatgttcatttagtgaactcttgagattcaagattctgtaacaccttgagatagaacccataaactcttgaagcggagtagctttaagtttgagtgcaaccggtgtaggttggcgagttatttttattttaaggggtttagtaagtttgagtaaatttctaaataagcaataaaataacggttgggcgtaggcctcggagtagaggctgaaccaatttttaaaaaatgtcatttgtttgttcatttacttttacgttctttcacCTTGCTATTTCTCGCTTGTACCTAGTCAAGTTCTGTGTCAGAGTCACCTATATTGTGACATAAAActgctgtaccttcttgtgaacttacattcaattaaatttctcaagtctagtacttcaatattctttactttagttaatcaattaactaagttaaggatacaatttttaaaaggtacacctaattcacccctccccctcttaggtgtttatcgttcctaACTCTTCAATGTTGTTGCttgcttatcttgattattcagtaactgaccccgtttaaatgttttgaaaaccgtggtgatccattcggggattgtgagcagttgattagcagATATTTCTATGGAGTATGtgcgggatctagctggggatggagtcatcactagTCCGAGTCTTTTAGTCTTCCGCTGATagtatatgacattttatttcagttttggATGTCAGTGAGACggttgtattttatatttccaGTTTTGGTTTAAGATGTACGCACATTAAACTTTACaacttaaagtatgtttctttatggtctcaTTTGATTActttacctcgggtaaccgagatggtagcatctccatgtGCTAGGGTGATCTTGGTAAGGCACATTGGTGTATGAGGGTGCTACAATACTCCTACCCTTAATCcttacaattggtctcccttgtgacgggttaccatttgtggcagatattttgtgagataaaatgataacaaaatgggttagtggagaaaggggaccacatgaatagtgttgcagagagagaaaaagtggacactttgtgagataaaatggtatccgtcactcaagagtgacgaatatgtcatgtcttcaatgagaatttgtgtaatccTTATGCCCACATCAAAGGAGAATAAAATAGCGGATTGGAGGGAATACATGCCGTTGGAGAGTTAAGAAAGTAAACCCTATACCTCTAATTTGAATAAAAATCAAAAGACTTTTGATGAAATGCTTAAATTTCATACTTTTATAATTGATCGGGATCTTTCGTTGCTTTATTCCTAGTTATTTTTCAACATAAATCATTATTTTTGCTTCACATTCGTTGTCCTTGTATTCATATTTTGTATCTGAGACCAACAAATCACGAATTCTGTTATTTAAGTGAGTTTCAAATTTGGATAACATGGATACAATCTCATGATTCTAATCTAACTTACCAACAAATCAGAAAGTTCATCTAtacaaaaatgataaataaaataaatttttaaatttttttgttaCCGTAAAAATGGAAACCCAAAGGCAGATAAAGGACTCTTTCCTTGCACACAAATTCCGACCACATTTTCTTGCGTTCCCGCCAAATTCTTGGATTTGTTTGGTAGGCCCCACCCCAACTACCGAACTTGTCATTTTTTAGTTTTTCATCAAATTTCTTAATCATCTAACCCTAATTTTTGGCTACCGATTTCGTAACGAGATTTCAAAATTGATCAAATTTTAGGGCTTGCTTCTTCTAATTTTCTCTCTCGCGTCGCATTCGCCGCGATTAATATCGAAATGGACTGTGGAATCCGTCCAATTAACCTTGATCAACAACAATGGTTGGAGTTTGGTGAGTAACAAAATCTTTCTGTGATGGTGATTGTTAAGCTTATTACCAAATTAATTAATTTCTGCATTCActattttatgtaaatatttgaATTAATCTGAATTCATGACATGTGTATTTAACTTAAATGCATACTATATTGCTTAATTTTTACTCACATAAATATCATTGTCATGCTACCTACTTGGTTAACTTCACTTTGAATTATAGCTTTGTTTGCTCACTTTGATGTGTATTTGTAATCTACAAATTGAAATTCAAAGGCAATATGTTAAGCTTGATGCTTTTGCTTCGTCTAATTTGACTGATTCTTTTTGTTATTTTATCCAACCAACATTAAATATGAACACCTTACTGCTGAATTGGTAAAGAATTAGTTTGTAAACTTCGCCATTTTAgaaagaaaaaggaataaaagggGAGAGGATAAAAACCCAACTATGAATTTGCTGTGAAGCAAAAGTTGGGTTTTAAGAGTTTGTAAGGATTAGTTGAATTTTGATGGGGAGAATGGGATCTCCAAAGACACCGGGACCTCATCCAGCGAATATTGATTTTATATTCGGGATGAGAGAGTGTCAAATTAAGTATTTAGAGAGTATTGCTGCTAATAATGATCCTTCTAGAAGAAGGGGAATGTCAGAAAAAGTTTACCATTTCAGCAAAAATATATTGTTGGGTAGTTTGAGGAGTAACAATAAGCATAGTGCTTGTAAGGGTGTTTATGGTGGCAAGAGGCAGAATTGGGTTAACAGGAATTTAAGGTCTATTTGTTTTACTATTGCGTTGCTCGGGTTCTTCTTTTGGTTGGATTCCATCATGTTTGCTGATTTTGATTCCTTGACTTTCCGCAAAATTTCAGTCTTAGAAACAAATACGAACAAGGTATTAAATTGGAAAATTTATTTCTGATTTCATTCATCAATGGCAATTATGGATTAGCGTTGTAAAGTGATTAGGGATTGAATATCTGGTTAAGCTAAGGAGGATTCTCTTAAAACGAATATTGTCAGTTTCGGTCCTAGCTGCATTTGCAACGGAGCTAAAGACTCACTATTCTTTGGTTCTACATTATGAATTCAGTAATCTGGTTGCTGTTTATTTAGTTGGAATTTTCTTTGTTAGTCATTTGGAAACACCTTTACATTTTTCCCTGGGAAGCTGTTGATGGACTTACTGTGATTTTTTATCTGTTCATCATGAAAGGGTGATGGAGGGGTTCCTGCCAATATTGGAAGTTCTTCAGCGTTGATGTATAGCCGTCTTCTCAATTTGGCTTCTGCTTCTCTTGCTGAGGTTGCCTATACTAAAACTATTACTGTTTACATTGCTTACATTCCTTTTTGTGTTCTTCTGTGTATATTTCTAGTTGAAGTATGTTAATAAAAACCATATTGCTTATACCAGAAAGAGTTTGAACTAGCTTCAAATAATGTGTGGAATGAACCATCCTCACGAGCAGCAAAGTGGAAACCCTGTGCTGACAAGCAAACTTTAAAAGATCCAGGTGATTGCATGTTTCTACTCTAGATTACTTGTTTTGCACTTTCCATTTAAAGTGAACAATTAAGAATTAAGATTAGCAACACCTTTCAATAATATAGTTACTCAAAGCTAGGTAGTATGTTAAAATTAAGTAATTTGCACTTGATCAGTTGATCTGAACAATAATTGAAATTCTTATGCATTTTTTATTCCTAAACCGATTCCTCTTTTTCCTTCTATTGTTACAGGAATTCCTAAAAAGAGCAACGGTTACATCCTCGTTAGTGCTAATGGTGGTCTCAATCAACAACGAGTTGCGGTAAGGGCTTCATGGATCTCACTTTCTCAATCTTTTTTCCTTCTTTAACAGAATCTAGAAGCAAAGAAGATAATCATCTTCACGAGCCCCGGGTTATCTGCACTCTACTTGACCATCTGTTGTCAATTCTTTGGCAAAATAAATGATAGATATCCTCTAGCTAGCTGCCTTCACATGTGGCATAGCCTTTGAACTATCTATGCCTTCTGACTGCTTTTGAAAGATGAGCTTGTTGTTCTGAATATATAGCCTTGGTAAACTAAATAGACTTATGTCTAGCTTGTAAAGAATGTGTGTAACCGTTGACACTAAAAATCTGTTTGAAGCGTCAAGAATTACCGAAATCAAGCAAAAGTCAGAACGTCATATTAACAGTGCGTGCATTCACTTCTAGGTGGGAAAGGGAGGATGAGGGAGGGAGAACGGcgcttaagggtgtgtttggatagcaaaagtggagggaaagggagagaagggaaggggagggagaatggagagGTGGAGTTTTCCCTCCAAGTCTTGCCTATGTTGGAAGGGAAACATTTTGGCTTGGAGGAAGGAAATGAAGGGATCCATTATCCttcccctccaaatccctccacccctattttgctatccaaacaatggATATTGCCTCCTTCCAAatccctccccttcctttccttCCAAATCCttctatccaaacaaggccttgGTGTTTTCCCTCCGAGCCTTCATGTTGAAGGGATTTTATTACCTCGTAaaaagggaaaatggatccctccttTTCTCTCCAACCCATTTTGCTATCGTAGCAAGGGAATGGttccccttcctttccctccccCCCTTTTCCCTCCAAAACAAAGGGTAAGAGTCTGAGGAGGCACGTTAGCATCACTTGCAAGTTCCTATTAGAAAGGCTTTCTGAATCAAACCATGTGTTTGGGTTACAAAACCTTTCGCTTGAACTTCACAGTTTGGTCACTTATGCTCAGTTTATTTGCTGAACAATGTGCCATGGAAAGACTTTTAGATTCTTATGAAGTGCTACCCATCCCCATTTTTCTCAAGTGGGTTTTTGCTAAAGACATGCAATTTAAGTCGCACGCTATTAAGTTTGACCCGTTACGCAAGATCATAATGGAAGTTGAGATGAAACATTATTCCTACGGCTTGTTATCTCAAGTTCTGAACTTCATTTGCTTGAACTACAGTTTCAGATGGGTGGCTCAACAGTTGATCAAAACAAAAATCAGAATTGTCTGCATGTTCAGATTCTTTTGAAAATCAAGGAACCTGACAAATAACTGTTGATGTCTACAGGTCTGCAATGCTGTTGCTGTGGCATCCATGCTTAATGCAACTCTAGTTGTCCCGAGGTTTCTCTACAGCAGTGTCTGGAAGGATCCAAGGTGTTGAAATGTGGAATATACTGATATGGACATTGTTTGTCGCATTATGCATTCAACCTTCAGACTCTGCTTTATGACAGCAACTTATTATATGAGACGGTCTTGCATGTGAGACCAACCCATTAACCCTATAATTAAACGAAGAATACACAAGGATATGGGTTTGTCCCACgtgtgagaccgtctcatacaAGGCTCTTTGCAGATTTAGATTATGCCAGTGTTAGGCATTTGTAGAGTGTAGACACTGCATCATGGCCTTTGATATTCCCATTGCAATATTGAGGGTTGTGCACAACTTGCGTACTACCATTATTCTATTATTACTTTTGTCCACTTTCTCAATTTACCAAGATACTAGAACAGAACACTGCTTTACAAAGACCAGTATTTACAGATGCCTATAGGCTTATTTTGACATGCTCATGAACTAATAATCAATGCTGCAGCCAGTTTGGCGACATTTATCAGGTGGAGCATTTCATCAACTCGTTGACGAATGAAATAGCCATTGTCAAGGAACTGCCCTCCCAATTTAAGTCATTAGACCTGGAAGCAATTGGTAGTCTAGTGAGTTGCTTCCTCAGTGCAACTTTTCATTATTGATGTAGACCTCGTCAACATTTTTCCATCATTTCACTTATTTGTTTGATCATGCTTACACGCTTTTCAGATCACTGATGCACATCTtgagaaggaggcaaaaccaatcGATTATTCCAACGTTGTACTTCCTCCCCTTTTGCGAAATGGTGTTGTTCATCTTCTTGGATACGGAAACCGTCTTGGTTTCGATCCATTACCTCCGCACCTTCAGGTAAAGAGCCTGTTATGTTTTTTCCTAGAAGTTTCAGTGAAAAACATCATATAATGATCTCAACATTT from Silene latifolia isolate original U9 population chromosome 2, ASM4854445v1, whole genome shotgun sequence encodes the following:
- the LOC141642926 gene encoding O-fucosyltransferase 8; the protein is MGRMGSPKTPGPHPANIDFIFGMRECQIKYLESIAANNDPSRRRGMSEKVYHFSKNILLGSLRSNNKHSACKGVYGGKRQNWVNRNLRSICFTIALLGFFFWLDSIMFADFDSLTFRKISVLETNTNKGDGGVPANIGSSSALMYSRLLNLASASLAEKEFELASNNVWNEPSSRAAKWKPCADKQTLKDPGIPKKSNGYILVSANGGLNQQRVAVCNAVAVASMLNATLVVPRFLYSSVWKDPSQFGDIYQVEHFINSLTNEIAIVKELPSQFKSLDLEAIGSLITDAHLEKEAKPIDYSNVVLPPLLRNGVVHLLGYGNRLGFDPLPPHLQKLRCKCNFHSLKFVPKIQKVGSVLVKRIRKFDPSRNMLDKELLGDFMPEVDSKRRDENKISSKYLALHLRFEVDMVAYSLCEFGGGESERRELQAYREAHFPLLLQRLKSAKPVSPEELRITGRCPLTPEETGLLLAGLGLNRETYIYLASSHLYGGKLRMKPFTSLYPNLVTKEDLLSSNELEPFKNYSSQLAALDFIACATADVFAMTDSGSQLSSQVLGFRTYFGGGYAPTLRPNKKRLSAILSENGTLPWNRFQERVIKMIKEGQRVHVRRYGQSIYRLPRSPECMCRTR